One genomic window of Meles meles chromosome 15, mMelMel3.1 paternal haplotype, whole genome shotgun sequence includes the following:
- the TTL gene encoding tubulin--tyrosine ligase: MYTFVVRDENSSVYAEVSRLLLATGHWKRLRRDNPRFNLMLGERNRLPFGRLGHEPGLMQLVNYYRGADKLCRKASLVKLIKTSPDLAESCTWFPESYVIYPTNLKTPVAPAQNGIHPPIHNSRTDEREFFLASYNRKKEDGEGNVWIAKSSAGAKGEGILISSEATELLDFIDNQGQVHVIQKYLEHPLLLEPGHRKFDIRSWVLVDHQYNIYLYKEGVLRTASEPYHVDNFQDKTCHLTNHCIQKEYSKNYGKYEEGNEMFFEEFNQYLISALNITLESSILLQIKHIIRSCLMSVEPAISTRHLPYQSFQLFGFDFMVDEELKVWLIEVNGAPACAQKLYAELCQGIVDIAISSVFPPPDVEPQHVQPAAFSKL; the protein is encoded by the exons ATGTACACCTTCGTGGTGCGCGACGAGAACAGCAGCGTCTACGCCGAGGTCTCGCGGCTGCTGCTCGCCACCGGCCACTGGAAGAGGCTGAGGCGCGACAACCCCAGGTTCAACCTGATGCTGGGCGAGAGGAACCGGCTGCCCTTCGGGAGACTGG GTCACGAGCCTGGGCTGATGCAGTTGGTGAATTACTACAGAGGGGCTGACAAACTGTGTCGCAAAGCTTCTTTAGTGAA GCTAATCAAGACAAGCCCAGACCTGGCTGAATCCTGCACATGGTTTCCAGAGTCCTATGTGATTTATCCAACTAATCTCAAGACCCCAGTTGCTCCAGCACAGAATGGAATTCACCCACCGATCCATAACTCAAGGACTGATGAAAGGGAATTCTTCCTGGCTTCTtataacagaaagaaagaagatggagagGGCAATGTTTGGATTGCAAAGTCATCAGCTGGTGCCAAAG GTGAAGGCATCCTCATTTCCTCAGAGGCTACAGAGCTTCTGGATTTCATTGACAACCAGGGTCAGGTGCACGTGATCCAGAAATACCTTGAGCACCCTCTGCTTCTGGAGCCAGGTCACCGCAAGTTTGACATTCG AAGCTGGGTCTTGGTGGATCATCAGTATAATATCTACCTCTATAAGGAGGGTGTGCTTCGGACTGCTTCAGAACCATATCATGTTGATAATTTCCAAGACAAAACCTGCCATTTGACCAATCACTGCATTCAAAAGGAGTACTCAAAGAATTATGGAAAGTATGAAGAAGGGAACGAAATGTTCTTTGAGGAATTCAATCAGTACCTAATAAGTGCTTTGAACATTACCCTGGAAAGTAGTATCTTACTACAAATTAAACATATAATAAG AAGCTGCCTCATGAGCGTGGAGCCCGCCATCAGCACCAGGCACCTCCCTTACCAGAGCTTCCAGCTCTTTGGCTTCGACTTCATGGTGGACGAGGAGCTGAAGGTGTGGCTCATTGAGGTCAACGGCGCCCCGGCTTGTGCTCA GAAGCTTTATGCAGAACTGTGCCAGGGCATCGTGGACATAGCCATCTCCAGTGTCTTTCCACCCCCGGACGTGGAGCCGCAGCACGTCCAGCCGGCGGCGTTCAGCAAGCTGTGA